A stretch of the Campylobacter sp. 19-13652 genome encodes the following:
- a CDS encoding NAD(P)H-dependent oxidoreductase — protein MKTLVLLSHPNYANSRVNKALFSTASSIGGDISVRHIEAVYGLDTSKIDAKTEQALIEGVDRVVLQFLLYWFYSPAMLKAYIDAVFTRGWAYGSTGTALIGKELQLVVTAGAGEAEYSPQGSVKSSIEQILLGFHSTATYCGMVFNKIKFIGGALNMSDEELTLACDEYKTLLTDSE, from the coding sequence ATGAAAACCCTAGTCCTACTTTCACATCCAAATTATGCAAACTCAAGAGTAAACAAGGCTCTTTTTAGCACCGCATCAAGCATAGGAGGCGATATATCAGTGCGCCACATAGAGGCGGTTTATGGCTTAGATACTAGCAAAATAGACGCTAAAACAGAGCAAGCTCTAATAGAGGGTGTTGATAGAGTGGTACTTCAGTTTCTACTTTATTGGTTTTACTCGCCTGCCATGCTAAAAGCCTACATAGACGCTGTTTTCACACGTGGCTGGGCATACGGAAGTACTGGCACTGCGCTTATTGGCAAAGAGCTTCAACTTGTTGTTACCGCTGGGGCTGGCGAGGCTGAGTATTCTCCACAAGGCTCAGTAAAATCAAGCATTGAGCAAATTTTACTAGGATTTCACTCTACTGCAACTTACTGCGGCATGGTATTTAATAAGATAAAATTTATAGGCGGTGCGCTAAACATGAGCGACGAGGAGCTTACGCTAGCTTGCGATGAGTATAAAACACTGCTTACAGACTCGGAGTGA
- a CDS encoding MqnA/MqnD/SBP family protein: MKFGKIDYLNLLPFHVYLKRSALSSYKKAAIEYKKGVPSRQNTALRRKSVDAAIISSVQSSRKNYKSLDFGIVAKHEVKSVLVRKNSPPQKDAASASSNALAAVLGLNGEVIIGDRALRAYINEGADKFIDLAKLWHERTNGLCFVFARFCYTSHKSACKRLVRGFLKTQKNASIKIPRYILQNYSKSRQISQKDILEYLKLISYHIGKKEKKALKLFLKQVKNLKK, translated from the coding sequence GTGAAGTTTGGCAAGATTGATTATTTAAATTTATTGCCTTTTCACGTGTATTTAAAGCGTAGTGCACTTAGTAGCTACAAAAAGGCGGCGATAGAGTACAAAAAGGGCGTACCTAGCCGCCAAAACACAGCCCTACGCCGTAAAAGCGTCGACGCCGCTATAATCTCAAGCGTGCAAAGCTCTCGCAAAAACTACAAGAGTCTAGATTTTGGAATAGTTGCAAAACACGAAGTAAAAAGCGTCCTAGTACGCAAAAATAGCCCTCCGCAAAAAGACGCCGCAAGTGCTAGCTCAAATGCCCTAGCCGCCGTACTTGGACTAAATGGCGAGGTCATAATAGGTGATAGAGCACTTAGGGCTTATATAAATGAGGGAGCGGATAAATTTATCGACTTAGCAAAGCTTTGGCACGAACGCACTAACGGACTTTGTTTTGTATTTGCTAGATTTTGCTACACATCGCACAAATCAGCCTGCAAGCGCCTTGTAAGAGGCTTTTTAAAAACTCAAAAAAATGCCAGCATAAAAATCCCTAGATATATCCTGCAAAACTACTCAAAGAGCAGACAAATCAGCCAAAAAGATATCCTAGAGTATCTAAAACTCATAAGCTACCACATAGGAAAGAAAGAGAAAAAAGCTCTAAAACTTTTCCTAAAACAAGTAAAAAATTTAAAAAAATAA
- the gltX gene encoding glutamate--tRNA ligase, with translation MIVTRFAPSPTGYLHIGGLRTALYSYLYARKNGGKFLLRIEDTDLKRNSEDAVRAIHEAFAWCGLDYDGEVEYQSKRFEIYKKYIAALLERGLAYRCYMSKDELDALRAEQEARGERARYDGRYRDFTGTPPAGIEPVIRIKAPLSGEIKFNDGIKGEIKFNAADILDDFIIARSDGTPTYNFVVVVDDALMGVTDVIRGDDHLSNTPKQIVLYQALGFSVPKFYHVAMINGEDGKKLSKRHSATDVMEYKAMGYLPEALLNFLVRLGWSHGDDEIFSLSDMVRLFDPAHISKSASTYNTSKLEWLNAHYIKTLPYKRLAAACDELGFSFEGVPNKELLLDILRERSKTLLDMIASAKSIVNAPNSYDEKAVNKFINDEALALLAKFKVALESASDAASAQEFEELTNEFLSQSEKKLKDLAQPLRIAMTGTSVSPGIFEVMQVIGKNEVINRINKLIKG, from the coding sequence ATGATAGTTACCAGATTTGCCCCTTCTCCTACTGGATATTTGCATATAGGTGGGCTTAGGACGGCGCTTTATAGCTACCTTTACGCACGTAAAAATGGCGGAAAGTTTTTACTGCGCATTGAGGATACGGATTTAAAACGAAACAGCGAAGATGCGGTGCGTGCCATACACGAGGCCTTTGCTTGGTGTGGGCTGGATTATGACGGAGAGGTCGAGTATCAGTCAAAGCGGTTTGAAATTTATAAAAAATACATCGCCGCACTGCTAGAGCGGGGGCTAGCCTATCGCTGCTATATGAGTAAAGATGAGCTTGACGCACTTAGAGCTGAGCAAGAAGCACGTGGCGAGCGAGCTAGGTATGACGGGCGTTATAGGGATTTTACAGGCACGCCACCAGCTGGGATAGAGCCAGTTATTCGCATTAAAGCGCCACTTAGCGGGGAGATTAAATTTAATGATGGCATAAAGGGCGAGATCAAATTTAATGCCGCTGATATTCTTGATGATTTTATCATAGCTCGCAGCGACGGCACGCCTACGTATAACTTCGTCGTCGTGGTTGATGACGCACTAATGGGCGTAACGGACGTAATCAGGGGCGATGATCACCTAAGCAACACGCCAAAGCAGATAGTCCTTTACCAGGCGCTTGGCTTTAGCGTGCCAAAGTTTTACCACGTTGCGATGATAAACGGCGAGGACGGCAAAAAGCTAAGCAAACGCCACAGCGCAACAGACGTAATGGAGTATAAGGCTATGGGCTACCTGCCTGAGGCGCTTTTAAATTTTCTCGTGCGGCTTGGCTGGAGCCACGGCGATGATGAGATATTTAGCCTTAGCGATATGGTGCGTCTTTTTGACCCAGCCCACATCAGCAAAAGCGCAAGCACCTATAATACAAGCAAGCTTGAGTGGCTAAACGCTCACTACATCAAAACTCTACCTTATAAGAGGCTTGCGGCGGCTTGCGATGAGCTTGGCTTTAGCTTTGAAGGCGTGCCAAATAAAGAGCTGCTTTTAGATATTTTAAGAGAGCGAAGCAAGACGCTTTTAGATATGATAGCAAGCGCAAAGAGCATAGTAAATGCACCAAATAGCTACGATGAAAAGGCGGTAAATAAATTTATAAACGATGAAGCACTTGCGCTTTTAGCTAAGTTTAAAGTGGCTTTGGAGAGTGCTAGCGACGCAGCAAGTGCACAGGAGTTTGAAGAGCTAACGAATGAGTTTTTAAGCCAGAGTGAGAAGAAGCTAAAAGACCTAGCCCAGCCGCTACGTATCGCAATGACTGGCACTAGCGTGAGTCCTGGGATATTTGAAGTGATGCAAGTAATCGGTAAAAATGAAGTAATAAATAGAATAAATAAACTTATAAAAGGATAA
- the upp gene encoding uracil phosphoribosyltransferase gives MKNIKLIEHPLISHKLAILRDERTQPFQFRMLIDEISYLMMFEATRDLTLREIEVKTPVASTKAQKLGTKLMICPILRAALGMLDSVFKLIPDASVGFLGFQRDEKTAQAEFFYAKLPNDASERTAIIIDPMFATGGTAIDAVKFLKQKGVKDIKFIAIIAAPEGLARFSEVYPDVEVFTASIDERLNEKNYIVPGLGDAGDRVFNTTN, from the coding sequence ATGAAAAACATAAAGCTCATCGAGCATCCCCTAATCTCTCACAAACTAGCCATACTGCGCGATGAGCGCACCCAGCCATTTCAGTTTCGTATGCTAATTGATGAGATAAGCTATCTTATGATGTTTGAAGCAACTAGAGATCTAACTCTACGTGAGATAGAGGTCAAAACCCCAGTAGCTAGCACAAAGGCGCAAAAGCTAGGCACAAAGCTTATGATATGCCCTATTTTGCGAGCTGCGCTTGGTATGCTTGATAGCGTTTTCAAGCTAATTCCAGATGCGAGTGTTGGATTCTTAGGATTTCAACGAGATGAAAAGACAGCTCAGGCTGAGTTTTTCTACGCAAAGCTGCCAAATGACGCAAGCGAGCGCACTGCGATAATAATAGATCCCATGTTTGCCACTGGCGGAACTGCAATCGATGCGGTTAAATTCCTAAAACAAAAAGGCGTAAAGGATATAAAATTTATAGCCATCATAGCTGCACCTGAAGGGCTTGCTAGATTTAGCGAGGTCTACCCAGATGTAGAGGTCTTTACCGCCAGCATAGATGAGAGACTAAATGAAAAAAATTACATAGTCCCAGGTCTAGGAGATGCTGGCGATAGAGTGTTTAACACCACAAATTAA
- a CDS encoding malic enzyme-like NAD(P)-binding protein, translated as MSKELQQEALKYHEGGKIGTHIKVPVASSKDLSLAYSPGVAEPCKVIAEDAGLAYKYTNKSNLVAVISNGTAVLGLGNIGALASKPVMEGKAVLFKKFAGVDAVDIEIDETDPAKIVEICRAIAPSFGGINLEDIKAPECFEIEPALQEAVDIPVMHDDQHGTAIITTAGLLNAAQIAGKNIPDMKIVVSGAGAAGIACAKMYKSVGAKNIIMVDSRGVVHSGRDDLNEQKREFAITTNERTLADALKDADMFLGLSRPGLVTKEMIASMKPYPIVFALANPVPEIYPDEVLSVRPHAMVGTGRSDFNNQVNNVLCFPFIFRGALDVRAKKITENMKKAAAEALAALAKEPVPDDVLLASGVSELKFGQHYIIPKPFDRRAFVWVSLAVAKAAVKDGVARVSEFDEQAYKSKLEKEANL; from the coding sequence GTGAGCAAAGAACTACAACAAGAAGCATTAAAATACCACGAAGGTGGTAAAATAGGCACACACATAAAAGTGCCAGTAGCCTCATCTAAAGACCTAAGCCTAGCCTATAGCCCAGGTGTCGCAGAGCCGTGCAAGGTAATAGCCGAAGACGCAGGGCTGGCCTATAAATACACAAATAAATCAAACCTAGTAGCAGTCATATCTAATGGTACTGCGGTGCTTGGGCTTGGTAATATAGGCGCACTTGCGTCTAAGCCTGTAATGGAAGGCAAAGCAGTGCTATTTAAAAAATTTGCTGGCGTTGATGCGGTGGATATAGAAATAGACGAGACTGACCCAGCAAAGATAGTTGAGATTTGTCGTGCGATAGCCCCTAGCTTTGGTGGGATAAATTTAGAGGATATTAAAGCTCCTGAATGCTTTGAGATAGAGCCGGCCTTACAAGAAGCCGTCGACATTCCAGTAATGCATGACGATCAGCACGGCACAGCTATCATCACGACAGCTGGACTACTAAATGCTGCCCAAATAGCAGGCAAAAACATACCAGATATGAAAATTGTCGTAAGCGGAGCTGGAGCTGCTGGTATAGCCTGCGCTAAGATGTATAAAAGCGTGGGAGCAAAAAACATAATAATGGTCGATAGTCGAGGCGTAGTGCATAGCGGTAGAGATGATTTAAACGAGCAAAAAAGAGAGTTTGCAATTACGACCAATGAACGTACCTTAGCTGATGCACTAAAAGATGCGGATATGTTTTTAGGGCTTTCGCGCCCAGGGCTAGTAACTAAGGAGATGATAGCCTCCATGAAGCCCTATCCTATCGTATTTGCTCTAGCAAACCCTGTGCCTGAAATTTATCCAGATGAGGTGCTAAGCGTGCGCCCTCACGCCATGGTCGGCACTGGTAGAAGCGACTTTAACAATCAAGTAAACAACGTCCTTTGCTTTCCATTTATTTTCCGTGGCGCACTTGACGTGAGAGCTAAAAAAATCACCGAAAATATGAAAAAAGCAGCAGCTGAAGCACTTGCTGCGCTAGCAAAAGAGCCAGTACCAGATGATGTACTACTCGCTAGCGGAGTAAGCGAGCTAAAATTTGGTCAGCACTACATCATACCAAAGCCATTTGATCGCCGTGCCTTTGTATGGGTGAGCCTAGCTGTAGCAAAAGCCGCCGTAAAAGACGGCGTAGCCAGAGTGAGCGAATTTGACGAGCAAGCCTACAAAAGCAAGCTAGAAAAGGAGGCAAATTTATGA